The Streptomyces sp. NBC_00691 genome has a segment encoding these proteins:
- a CDS encoding LCP family protein → MKFPRSRRPRRPLLVPAALAALAALAPAALAAVPSDLPRPGQGLNLLVVGIDSRKGVTAEEKERFRLGGKECDCTDVMMLVHVSAENDRVDVVSLPRDSLTSFPDQHRDRRTGKLHAAHQAKINGAWAEGGPAFAVETVESMTGLPVHRYLEIDFRRFMDTVDRVDGGVPICTEKALKDPSTGIDLQPGTRPVGGGEALQYVRSRKADGQMDFGRIKKQQKFVVNTLQRIRDGVLGRPGRLKDLAETLRGTGAAERGISVRELLTLAARLRDLPPDRTEFATVPVRGFNPDIAGVGSTLAWDEEGAAEVFRRLREDRPLPAADEVAPSRISAAAYRPDPGASLICP, encoded by the coding sequence ATGAAATTCCCGCGATCACGGCGCCCCCGACGTCCGCTGCTCGTCCCCGCGGCGCTCGCCGCCCTCGCCGCCCTCGCTCCCGCCGCCCTCGCCGCCGTCCCCTCCGACCTCCCCCGCCCCGGACAGGGACTGAACCTCCTCGTGGTCGGCATCGACAGCCGCAAGGGAGTCACCGCGGAGGAGAAGGAACGTTTCCGGCTGGGCGGGAAGGAGTGCGACTGCACGGACGTGATGATGCTCGTGCACGTCTCGGCCGAGAACGACCGGGTCGACGTGGTGAGCCTCCCCCGTGACTCGCTCACCTCCTTCCCCGACCAGCACCGCGACCGGCGCACCGGAAAGCTCCACGCGGCCCACCAGGCGAAGATCAACGGCGCCTGGGCGGAGGGCGGTCCCGCCTTCGCCGTGGAGACCGTCGAATCGATGACGGGGCTGCCCGTCCACCGCTACCTGGAGATCGACTTCCGGCGCTTCATGGACACCGTGGACCGCGTCGACGGCGGCGTCCCCATCTGCACGGAGAAGGCCCTCAAGGACCCGTCCACCGGCATCGACCTGCAGCCCGGGACCCGGCCGGTCGGCGGCGGCGAGGCACTCCAGTACGTGCGGTCGCGGAAGGCCGACGGGCAGATGGACTTCGGCCGCATCAAGAAGCAGCAGAAGTTCGTCGTCAACACCCTGCAGCGGATCCGCGACGGCGTCCTCGGCCGTCCCGGCCGGCTGAAGGACCTCGCGGAGACCCTGCGCGGGACGGGCGCGGCCGAACGGGGGATCTCCGTGAGGGAGCTGCTCACCCTCGCCGCGCGGCTGCGGGACCTGCCCCCGGACCGTACGGAGTTCGCCACCGTGCCCGTACGCGGCTTCAACCCGGACATCGCCGGCGTCGGGTCCACCCTCGCCTGGGACGAGGAGGGCGCGGCCGAGGTCTTCCGGCGGCTGCGCGAGGACCGGCCGCTGCCGGCGGCCGACGAGGTCGCTCCCAGCCGGATCTCCGCGGCCGCCTACCGGCCGGATCCCGGGGCTTCGCTCATCTGCCCGTAG
- a CDS encoding rodlin, which produces MKKLLATAAVAASVLGATAAGAGQALAIADDGGTTSLSGNGAHQEFGNSATHGNMSPQFALVQGSLNKPCIGLPAKVNAGSLVGAIPIAVQDINVLSSPQNQQCTENSTQAKGDEPLSHILSDIPVLSGNGAGNS; this is translated from the coding sequence ATGAAGAAGCTGTTGGCTACGGCTGCTGTGGCCGCGTCGGTGCTCGGCGCGACGGCGGCGGGTGCCGGACAGGCGCTCGCGATCGCCGACGACGGTGGCACCACCTCGCTCAGCGGCAACGGTGCCCACCAGGAGTTCGGCAACTCGGCCACCCACGGCAACATGAGCCCGCAGTTCGCGCTCGTCCAGGGCTCCCTGAACAAGCCGTGCATCGGCCTGCCGGCCAAGGTCAACGCCGGTTCGCTGGTCGGCGCCATCCCGATCGCCGTTCAGGACATCAACGTCCTGTCCTCCCCGCAGAACCAGCAGTGCACGGAGAACTCCACCCAGGCCAAGGGTGACGAGCCGCTGTCGCACATCCTCAGCGACATCCCCGTGCTCTCCGGCAACGGCGCCGGCAACAGCTGA
- a CDS encoding chaplin, protein MNCKKAAAVVAGIIMAMGAATPAFADAGAEGLAVGSPGVLSGNVVQIPIHVPINACGNSVNVIGLLNPAAFNTCVNA, encoded by the coding sequence ATGAACTGTAAGAAGGCTGCTGCCGTCGTCGCCGGAATCATCATGGCCATGGGTGCGGCGACCCCCGCCTTCGCGGACGCGGGCGCCGAGGGTCTCGCGGTCGGTTCGCCGGGCGTCCTCTCCGGCAACGTCGTGCAGATCCCGATCCACGTGCCGATCAACGCCTGCGGCAACAGCGTGAACGTCATCGGCCTGCTCAACCCGGCCGCGTTCAACACCTGCGTCAACGCCTGA
- a CDS encoding lipopolysaccharide biosynthesis protein → MNTTPRRALLPAGLRAPGRWAVLPAAVLAGAALGGGYGALKTPQYAATSYVIVVPAEKSDPAAALGFAQAYGRVATDIAVTGDAQVWAGVSADTLRKNVQAATSPDAPMISITAKADKPAKAVSMADGVARALVLDSTHVAGSTGVKVVQFSRATKPVAPVSPSAPLSALVGGCAGGLLGGLALLVRPKRATARGEARHSRQTPATSGAAPSAAAVPAPAAAAHQPETV, encoded by the coding sequence ATGAACACCACCCCACGCCGCGCCCTCCTCCCCGCCGGCCTGCGCGCCCCGGGCCGCTGGGCGGTCCTGCCCGCCGCCGTCCTCGCCGGAGCCGCCCTCGGCGGCGGTTACGGGGCCCTCAAGACCCCGCAGTACGCGGCGACCAGTTACGTCATCGTCGTCCCGGCCGAGAAGTCCGACCCGGCCGCCGCGCTCGGCTTCGCCCAGGCCTACGGACGGGTCGCCACCGACATCGCGGTGACCGGCGACGCCCAGGTGTGGGCGGGCGTCAGCGCCGACACCCTGCGCAAGAACGTGCAGGCCGCGACCTCCCCGGACGCGCCGATGATCTCGATCACCGCCAAGGCCGACAAGCCCGCGAAGGCCGTGTCGATGGCCGACGGCGTGGCTCGCGCACTCGTCCTCGACAGCACCCATGTCGCCGGCAGCACCGGCGTGAAGGTCGTGCAGTTCTCCCGCGCCACCAAGCCGGTCGCGCCCGTCTCGCCCTCCGCGCCGCTCTCCGCGCTCGTCGGCGGCTGTGCGGGCGGGCTCCTCGGCGGCCTCGCCCTCCTGGTCCGGCCCAAGCGCGCCACCGCGCGCGGCGAGGCCCGGCACTCCCGGCAGACGCCTGCCACGTCCGGAGCCGCGCCCTCCGCCGCCGCCGTGCCCGCCCCGGCCGCCGCCGCGCACCAGCCGGAGACGGTGTGA
- a CDS encoding rodlin: MIKKVMATAAAAVSIVGATAAVAAPAFAIGNDGGTTSLSGNGAHQEYGNSATYGHMSPQFALVQGSLNKPCVGLPAKLNAGSLIGLVPISVQDVNVLSSPQNQQCTENSTQAKGDEALSHILDDIPVLSGNGVGNN; the protein is encoded by the coding sequence GTGATCAAGAAGGTTATGGCCACTGCGGCCGCGGCCGTCTCCATCGTCGGCGCCACCGCCGCCGTCGCCGCCCCCGCGTTCGCCATCGGCAACGACGGCGGCACGACCTCGCTCAGCGGCAACGGCGCGCACCAGGAGTACGGCAACTCGGCCACCTACGGCCACATGAGCCCCCAGTTCGCGCTGGTCCAGGGCTCGCTGAACAAGCCGTGCGTGGGCCTGCCGGCCAAGCTCAACGCCGGCTCCCTCATCGGCCTCGTGCCGATCTCGGTCCAGGACGTCAACGTCCTGTCCTCCCCGCAGAACCAGCAGTGCACCGAGAACTCCACCCAGGCCAAGGGTGACGAGGCGCTCTCGCACATCCTGGACGACATCCCGGTCCTGTCGGGCAACGGCGTCGGCAACAACTGA
- a CDS encoding glycosyltransferase, translating to MKVLHVITGLGIGGAEQQLRLLLRHLPVRSDVVTLTNPGVVATGIESDGTPVTHLGMAGNRDVGALPRLARIVRQGRYDLVHTHLYRACVYGRTAARLAGVRRVIATEHSLGETQIEGRPLSAGTRALYLASERLGTSTVAVSPSVARRLADWGVPPDRIRVVPNGIETERFAFDARARRHARGVLGIPEDAHVVGGVGRLTAGKRFERLVRAVASIPDVRLLLVGEGEQRAELLRVARACGAADRVLLAGACEDPPSTGRPGPSLPELLAAMDVFVSTSPDETFGLAVVEALAAGLPVLYVACPAIEDLPPEAAPGARRIGGSVPELISALHGVHDARPPRFPLPAAARRYDIAHSAQQLMSLYDQAVHGTPSPAK from the coding sequence ATGAAGGTGCTGCACGTCATCACCGGGCTGGGCATCGGAGGCGCCGAGCAGCAGCTGCGGCTCCTGCTCCGCCATCTGCCGGTGCGGAGCGACGTGGTCACGCTCACCAACCCCGGCGTCGTCGCGACCGGCATCGAGTCCGACGGCACCCCGGTCACCCACCTGGGCATGGCGGGCAACCGGGACGTCGGCGCGCTCCCCCGGCTCGCCCGGATCGTCCGGCAGGGCCGCTACGACCTCGTCCACACCCACCTCTACCGGGCCTGTGTGTACGGCAGGACGGCGGCCCGGCTGGCCGGGGTGCGGCGCGTCATCGCCACGGAGCACTCCCTCGGCGAGACCCAGATCGAGGGCAGGCCGCTCTCGGCGGGCACCCGCGCGCTCTACCTCGCGTCCGAGCGGCTCGGCACCTCCACGGTCGCCGTCTCCCCCAGCGTCGCCCGCCGGCTCGCCGACTGGGGGGTGCCGCCGGACCGCATCCGGGTCGTCCCCAACGGCATCGAGACCGAGCGCTTCGCCTTCGACGCCCGGGCCCGCCGCCACGCCCGGGGCGTCCTCGGGATCCCCGAGGACGCCCATGTCGTCGGCGGGGTGGGCCGGCTCACGGCCGGGAAGCGGTTCGAGCGGCTCGTCCGGGCGGTGGCGTCGATCCCGGACGTCCGGCTGCTCCTCGTCGGCGAGGGCGAACAGCGCGCGGAACTCCTCCGGGTGGCCCGCGCGTGCGGCGCCGCCGACCGGGTCCTGCTCGCCGGGGCCTGCGAGGACCCGCCGAGCACCGGCCGGCCCGGCCCCTCGCTGCCCGAACTGCTCGCCGCCATGGACGTCTTCGTGTCCACCTCCCCCGACGAGACCTTCGGGCTCGCCGTCGTCGAGGCCCTCGCCGCCGGGCTGCCCGTCCTGTACGTGGCCTGCCCGGCCATCGAAGACCTGCCACCGGAGGCGGCACCTGGCGCCCGCCGGATCGGCGGGTCCGTACCCGAGCTGATCTCCGCGCTGCACGGCGTCCACGACGCCCGGCCGCCCCGATTCCCGCTGCCGGCCGCCGCCCGCCGCTACGACATCGCCCACAGCGCACAGCAGTTGATGTCCCTCTACGACCAGGCCGTCCACGGCACCCCCTCCCCCGCGAAGTGA
- a CDS encoding rodlin produces MIKKIMAAAAVTASVVGASAAAASPALAIADDGGTTSLSGNAASQSFGNSTTAGDMSPQFSAVQGSLNKLCLGAPVKGNVGSLVGILVPVAVQDVNVLSSPQNQQCAENSTQAKGDEPLSHIVEDIPVLSGNGAYNG; encoded by the coding sequence GTGATCAAGAAGATTATGGCGGCTGCGGCTGTTACGGCCTCTGTTGTCGGCGCTTCCGCTGCGGCGGCCTCCCCGGCGCTCGCCATCGCCGACGACGGCGGCACGACCTCGCTCAGCGGCAACGCCGCGAGCCAGTCGTTCGGCAACTCCACGACCGCGGGTGACATGAGCCCCCAGTTCTCGGCCGTCCAGGGCTCGCTGAACAAGCTCTGCCTCGGCGCCCCGGTCAAGGGCAACGTCGGCTCGCTCGTCGGCATCCTCGTCCCGGTCGCGGTCCAGGACGTCAACGTCCTGTCCTCCCCGCAGAACCAGCAGTGCGCCGAGAACTCCACCCAGGCCAAGGGTGACGAGCCGCTGTCGCACATCGTGGAGGACATCCCGGTCCTCTCCGGGAACGGCGCCTACAACGGCTGA
- a CDS encoding thioredoxin domain-containing protein: MANRLAHETSPYLLQHADNPVDWWPWSAEAFEEARRRDVPVLLSVGYSSCHWCHVMAHESFEDDATASLVNENFVAVKVDREERPDVDAVYMEAVQAATGQGGWPMTVFLTPDAAPFYFGTYFPPEPRHGMPSFPEVLEGVKGAWADRRGEVGEVAERIVKDLAGRSLAYGGDGVPGEEELAQALLGLTREYDATHGGFGGAPKFPPSMALEFLLRHHARTGSEGALQMASDTCEAMARGGIYDQLGGGFARYAVDRAWVVPHFEKMLYDNALLCRAYAHLWKATGSDLARRVALETADFLVRELRTPEGGFASALDADSADGTGRHVEGAYYVWTPAQLTEVLGAEDAALAAAHYGVTEDGTFEHGSSVLQLPQEAGPADAGRIASIAARLLAAREERERPGRDDKVVAAWNGLAIAALAETGALFGRPDLVERATEAADLLVRVHMDESARLTRTSKDGRAGTNDGVLEDYADVAEGFLALAAVTGEGAWLDFAGFLLDLVIDRFTAEGGALYDTAHDAEALIRRPQDPTDNAAPSGWTAAAGALLSYAAHTGSVTHRAAAEGALGVVKALGPRAPRFIGWGLAVSEALLDGPREIAVVGAPDDEAFQELRRTALLATAPGAVLAFGAPDSEEFPLLRDRPLVAGGPAAYVCRHFTCDAPVTDPDALRRKL; encoded by the coding sequence ATGGCGAACCGACTGGCCCATGAGACCTCCCCCTACCTCCTTCAACACGCCGACAACCCGGTCGACTGGTGGCCGTGGTCGGCCGAGGCCTTCGAGGAGGCCCGCCGCCGCGACGTCCCCGTGCTGCTCAGCGTCGGATACAGCTCCTGCCACTGGTGCCACGTCATGGCGCACGAGTCCTTCGAGGACGACGCGACCGCGTCCCTGGTCAACGAGAACTTCGTCGCCGTCAAGGTCGACCGCGAGGAGCGCCCCGACGTCGACGCCGTCTACATGGAGGCCGTCCAGGCCGCGACTGGCCAGGGCGGCTGGCCGATGACCGTCTTCCTCACCCCGGACGCCGCCCCCTTCTACTTCGGTACGTACTTCCCGCCCGAGCCCCGCCACGGCATGCCCTCCTTCCCCGAGGTCCTGGAGGGCGTCAAGGGCGCCTGGGCCGACCGGCGCGGCGAGGTCGGCGAGGTCGCGGAGCGCATCGTGAAGGACCTCGCGGGCCGCTCCCTCGCGTACGGCGGCGACGGCGTCCCCGGCGAGGAGGAGCTCGCCCAGGCCCTCCTCGGTCTCACCCGCGAGTACGACGCGACCCACGGCGGCTTCGGCGGCGCACCCAAGTTCCCGCCGTCCATGGCCCTGGAGTTCCTGCTCCGCCACCACGCCCGTACGGGCTCCGAGGGTGCCCTCCAGATGGCCTCCGACACCTGCGAGGCGATGGCCCGCGGCGGTATCTACGACCAGCTCGGCGGCGGCTTCGCGCGGTACGCCGTCGACCGTGCCTGGGTCGTGCCCCACTTCGAGAAGATGCTGTACGACAACGCCCTGCTCTGCCGGGCCTACGCGCATCTGTGGAAGGCCACGGGCAGCGACCTGGCCCGCCGGGTCGCCCTGGAGACGGCCGACTTCCTGGTCCGCGAACTGCGCACCCCCGAGGGCGGTTTCGCCTCCGCGCTCGACGCGGACAGCGCCGACGGTACGGGCAGGCACGTCGAGGGCGCCTACTACGTGTGGACGCCCGCGCAGCTCACCGAGGTCCTCGGCGCGGAGGACGCCGCCCTCGCCGCCGCCCACTACGGCGTCACCGAGGACGGCACCTTCGAGCACGGCAGCTCCGTGCTGCAGCTTCCGCAGGAGGCCGGTCCGGCCGACGCCGGCCGGATCGCCTCGATCGCCGCCCGGCTCCTCGCCGCCCGCGAGGAGCGCGAGCGTCCTGGCCGCGACGACAAGGTCGTCGCGGCCTGGAACGGCCTCGCGATCGCCGCCCTCGCCGAGACCGGTGCCCTCTTCGGCCGCCCCGATCTCGTCGAGCGCGCCACCGAGGCCGCCGACCTCCTCGTCCGGGTCCACATGGACGAGTCCGCCCGCCTCACCCGTACGTCCAAGGACGGCCGGGCCGGCACGAACGACGGCGTCCTGGAGGACTACGCCGACGTCGCCGAGGGTTTCCTCGCCCTCGCCGCCGTCACCGGCGAGGGTGCCTGGCTCGACTTCGCCGGCTTCCTCCTGGACCTCGTCATCGACCGCTTCACCGCCGAGGGCGGCGCCCTCTACGACACGGCCCACGACGCCGAGGCCCTGATCCGCCGCCCGCAGGACCCCACGGACAACGCCGCCCCGTCCGGCTGGACGGCCGCGGCCGGCGCGCTGCTCTCGTACGCCGCGCACACCGGCTCCGTCACCCACCGCGCCGCCGCCGAGGGCGCCCTCGGCGTCGTCAAGGCCCTCGGCCCCCGCGCGCCCCGCTTCATCGGCTGGGGCCTGGCCGTCTCCGAGGCCCTCCTCGACGGGCCCCGGGAGATCGCCGTGGTGGGCGCCCCCGACGACGAGGCCTTCCAGGAGCTGCGCCGTACCGCGCTCCTGGCGACCGCCCCCGGCGCGGTCCTCGCCTTCGGAGCCCCCGACAGCGAGGAGTTCCCGCTGCTGAGGGACCGTCCGCTGGTCGCCGGTGGTCCCGCCGCGTACGTGTGCCGTCACTTCACCTGCGACGCGCCCGTCACCGACCCGGACGCCCTCCGCCGGAAGCTCTGA
- a CDS encoding GNAT family N-acetyltransferase codes for MSPRATGAASALRTEICRDEESFGRLAAEWTALYGRCSTATPFQSHAWLHSWWLSYGRPGALRLVLVRREDGGLVAAAALMRARGPLPVLTQLGGSITDFTDVLLDDGCPEAAPALAGALGRAARGAVIDLREVRPGAASERVLVHWRGPCRRMPDSLCLELPAVPMEGLLARIPSGKAQRVRAKLRKLDALGIDTRVVTGSEVPAALDRLLRLHQLQWQGRGVTAEHTSTRFAQHLTRAVRPMVERGDAMVTEFRLAGDVVAADLTLMSPRLAGGYLYGADPALRARKVDVATMLLRHGAGETSAGGRATLSMLRGTEAYKHHWRPETVGNQRLMLTARGTAPLLWLRAGAAGARRWAARQARERAWVGRALGRISGRTRHDGGG; via the coding sequence GTGAGTCCGAGAGCGACCGGCGCCGCATCGGCCCTGCGGACGGAGATCTGCCGTGACGAGGAGAGCTTCGGGCGGCTGGCGGCCGAGTGGACGGCGCTGTACGGACGCTGTTCCACCGCCACCCCCTTCCAGTCCCATGCCTGGCTGCACTCCTGGTGGCTCTCGTACGGCAGGCCCGGTGCGCTGCGGCTGGTGCTCGTACGACGGGAGGACGGCGGACTCGTCGCCGCCGCGGCCCTGATGCGCGCCCGGGGACCGCTGCCCGTCCTCACCCAGCTCGGCGGCTCGATCACCGACTTCACGGACGTGCTCCTCGACGACGGCTGCCCGGAGGCGGCCCCCGCGCTGGCCGGGGCGCTCGGCCGGGCGGCCCGTGGCGCGGTGATCGACCTGCGCGAGGTACGGCCGGGGGCGGCCAGCGAGCGGGTCCTCGTCCACTGGCGGGGTCCCTGCCGGCGGATGCCCGACTCGCTCTGCCTCGAACTTCCCGCCGTCCCCATGGAGGGGCTCCTCGCCCGCATCCCGTCCGGGAAGGCCCAGCGGGTCCGCGCCAAGCTGCGCAAGCTCGACGCCCTCGGCATCGACACGCGCGTGGTCACCGGTTCCGAGGTGCCGGCCGCCCTCGACCGGCTGCTGCGGCTCCATCAGCTGCAGTGGCAGGGCCGGGGCGTCACCGCCGAGCACACCAGCACGCGGTTCGCCCAGCACCTCACCCGGGCCGTGCGGCCGATGGTGGAGCGCGGGGACGCGATGGTGACCGAGTTCCGGCTGGCCGGGGACGTGGTGGCCGCCGACCTGACCCTGATGTCGCCGCGGCTCGCCGGCGGCTATCTGTACGGCGCGGACCCGGCCCTGCGAGCCCGCAAGGTCGACGTCGCGACGATGCTGCTCCGACACGGCGCCGGGGAGACGAGCGCGGGCGGCCGGGCCACCCTGAGCATGCTGCGGGGCACCGAGGCGTACAAGCACCACTGGCGGCCCGAGACCGTCGGCAACCAGCGGCTCATGCTCACCGCACGGGGTACGGCCCCGCTGCTCTGGCTCCGCGCGGGCGCCGCCGGGGCGCGCCGCTGGGCGGCCCGGCAGGCGCGGGAGCGTGCCTGGGTGGGCCGTGCGCTCGGCCGGATCTCCGGGCGCACGCGCCACGACGGCGGCGGATGA
- a CDS encoding carboxylate--amine ligase has product MLRRQSFDISVPTVLVRLDRNPFHHGTLGAARSLGRAGIPVHAVIESSTSPVARSRFLRSARASPGGTSADELPALLHRYADEIEDGADPVPDGASNRLLVLPLDDVSALGLARRRDTLSPRFLFPEQTEEQLLRVADKAALAETCASLGLPHPRTELPDGTDEAAAMAWSLGLPVVAKWSRPWLLPSGGGLRSTSIVRSLAEVRELYARTPEAGSRLLLQELLPAGRDLDWFFHGYVDAGGGCTTGATGRKERSWPDGAGLTAVGRWTPNPAVDRTARELLAALGYRGVCDLDFRRNRATGAYHLLDFNPRPGAQFRLFADAEELDVVRALHLDLTGRPVPPQSPAYGRRFVVENYAALSLLVSPRRRADGTEDGTGSEGVRGRTEYAWCAADDPAPAFAMGLAWLGHLLRRAVASARRFLASRRARPQPSPKAPQARSSSHQLTPR; this is encoded by the coding sequence GTGCTGCGTCGTCAGAGTTTCGACATCAGCGTTCCCACCGTCCTCGTACGGCTCGACCGGAACCCCTTCCATCACGGCACGCTCGGAGCCGCGCGTTCGCTCGGAAGGGCGGGAATTCCGGTCCACGCGGTCATCGAATCGAGCACCAGTCCGGTCGCCCGTTCCCGCTTTCTCCGGTCGGCCCGCGCGAGCCCGGGGGGCACCTCCGCGGACGAGCTGCCCGCGCTCCTCCACCGGTACGCGGACGAGATCGAGGACGGCGCGGACCCGGTACCCGACGGAGCGTCAAATCGTCTCCTCGTCCTTCCCCTGGACGATGTGAGCGCCCTCGGCCTGGCCCGCCGCCGCGACACGCTCTCCCCGCGCTTCCTGTTTCCCGAGCAGACGGAGGAGCAGCTGCTGCGGGTCGCGGACAAGGCGGCGCTCGCCGAGACCTGCGCGTCCCTGGGCCTGCCTCATCCCCGTACCGAACTCCCCGACGGCACCGACGAGGCCGCCGCCATGGCCTGGTCGCTCGGTCTGCCGGTGGTCGCCAAGTGGAGCCGCCCCTGGCTTCTCCCGTCCGGCGGCGGGCTGCGCAGCACCTCGATCGTGCGGTCCCTCGCCGAGGTGCGGGAGCTGTACGCCCGGACCCCGGAGGCCGGCAGCAGGCTGCTGCTCCAGGAACTCCTCCCGGCGGGCCGCGACCTGGACTGGTTCTTCCACGGCTACGTGGACGCCGGCGGCGGCTGTACGACGGGGGCGACGGGCCGCAAGGAGCGGTCGTGGCCGGACGGGGCCGGGCTCACCGCCGTGGGCCGCTGGACGCCGAACCCGGCCGTGGACCGAACGGCCCGCGAGCTGTTAGCAGCGCTCGGCTACCGGGGCGTGTGCGACCTGGACTTCCGGCGGAACCGGGCGACGGGCGCGTACCACCTGCTCGACTTCAACCCCCGGCCCGGCGCGCAGTTCCGGCTCTTCGCCGACGCGGAGGAGCTGGACGTGGTCCGGGCCCTCCATCTTGACCTCACCGGCCGGCCCGTGCCCCCGCAGTCCCCCGCGTACGGCCGCCGGTTCGTCGTCGAGAACTACGCGGCGCTGTCGCTCCTCGTCTCCCCGCGCCGCCGCGCGGACGGGACGGAGGACGGAACCGGTTCCGAGGGTGTCCGGGGGCGGACCGAGTACGCCTGGTGCGCGGCGGACGACCCGGCCCCGGCGTTCGCGATGGGGCTCGCCTGGCTCGGGCACCTGCTGCGGCGGGCGGTGGCCTCGGCGCGCCGGTTCCTGGCCTCCCGGCGGGCGCGTCCGCAGCCGTCTCCGAAGGCGCCGCAGGCCCGCAGCTCCTCCCACCAGCTCACCCCACGATGA
- a CDS encoding FAD-dependent oxidoreductase, whose translation MYDLVVVGAGPYGLSVAAHAAVHGLRLRTFGRSMESWHAMPSGMFLKSEPWASHLSDPERAYGLDAYAATRGVRATHGVPLPVDLFAGYGDWFARQAVPALDERLIGSVAPGRDAFELRTEDGEALRARTVALAVGVLPFMEIPGPLRGLPRRYVTHSSHHGELDRFTGRDVTVVGAGQAALETASLLVEGGAATVRILARADRLQWNTVPPPLDRGPWPRVRVPHTGLGCGWRNKLYADTPGVFRRLPAATRERIFGSALGPAGAWWLRERFASVGDVRLGQWITAAAVTGDERLRLDVTGPEGTAVLETDHVIAATGFTPSLDRAGVLAPELRGALRRVGAGGAPEVGGLFESSWPGLFLAGLLTAPSYGPSMRFVLGAEYTAGRLVRGVRRRLRAGVRGGAVGRPRTGGRTPVSA comes from the coding sequence ATGTACGACCTGGTGGTCGTCGGGGCCGGACCGTACGGTCTGTCCGTCGCCGCGCACGCGGCCGTCCACGGACTGCGTCTGCGGACCTTCGGCCGCTCGATGGAGTCCTGGCACGCGATGCCCTCGGGCATGTTCCTGAAGTCGGAACCCTGGGCCTCCCATCTCTCCGACCCGGAGCGGGCGTACGGGCTCGACGCCTACGCCGCCACGCGGGGTGTGCGGGCCACGCACGGGGTGCCGCTGCCGGTGGACCTCTTCGCCGGGTACGGCGACTGGTTCGCCCGGCAGGCGGTGCCCGCGCTCGACGAGCGTCTGATCGGCTCGGTCGCACCCGGCAGGGACGCCTTCGAGCTGCGGACCGAGGACGGCGAGGCGCTGCGGGCCAGGACGGTGGCGCTCGCGGTCGGCGTCCTGCCGTTCATGGAGATCCCGGGACCGCTGCGGGGGCTGCCCCGGCGGTACGTCACCCACTCCAGCCACCACGGCGAGCTGGACCGCTTCACCGGCCGGGACGTGACGGTCGTCGGGGCCGGGCAGGCCGCCCTGGAGACGGCCTCGCTCCTCGTCGAGGGGGGCGCCGCGACCGTACGGATCCTCGCCCGCGCGGACCGGCTGCAGTGGAACACCGTGCCCCCGCCCCTCGACCGGGGGCCGTGGCCGAGGGTGCGGGTGCCGCACACGGGGCTGGGCTGCGGCTGGCGGAACAAGCTGTACGCGGACACGCCGGGCGTCTTCCGGCGGCTGCCGGCCGCGACCCGTGAGCGGATCTTCGGCTCGGCGCTCGGCCCGGCGGGGGCCTGGTGGCTGCGCGAGCGGTTCGCCTCGGTCGGCGACGTACGCCTCGGGCAGTGGATCACCGCGGCGGCCGTGACCGGGGACGAGCGGCTGCGGCTCGACGTGACCGGGCCGGAGGGGACGGCCGTCCTGGAGACCGACCATGTCATCGCGGCCACCGGTTTCACCCCGAGCCTGGACCGGGCGGGTGTGCTCGCCCCGGAGCTGCGCGGCGCGTTGCGGAGGGTCGGCGCGGGCGGCGCCCCGGAGGTCGGCGGTCTCTTCGAGTCCTCGTGGCCGGGCCTGTTCCTCGCCGGGCTGCTCACCGCTCCTTCGTACGGTCCCTCGATGCGGTTCGTCCTCGGCGCCGAGTACACGGCGGGGAGGCTGGTGCGAGGGGTGCGGCGGCGGCTGCGGGCGGGGGTCCGGGGCGGGGCGGTGGGCCGGCCGCGGACGGGCGGGAGGACGCCGGTCTCGGCATGA